Proteins from one Lacrimispora sphenoides genomic window:
- a CDS encoding alpha/beta hydrolase family protein, translated as MFEEKIVIGTGTKYPLNGILSIPAETNGLFPTVVLVHGSGQLNMDEKVGNNYPFKDLAEGLTKKGIAVLRYDKRTFIYGKEMRNHPELTVKEETIEDAILATALLRNDSRIDSERIFIIGHSMGGMLSPRIDAEGGNFAGLIIMGGTTRKLEEVIIEQNNEVLKSLNLFLQVIVRKQIAKLSSKFDNIYNMSDDEARSTLVLGKYFRAYYLKEMGEHPLVHYLESLNKPMLILQGDKDFHVSIEKDFNQYKELLKEKQNVTFKIYHNLNHLFMPSIYGKIQKAKKEYKVAQHIDEQVINDISDWILSAVVSNPEM; from the coding sequence ATGTTTGAGGAGAAAATTGTTATCGGTACTGGAACAAAGTATCCGCTTAACGGAATATTAAGCATACCTGCAGAGACCAATGGATTGTTTCCCACGGTTGTACTGGTACATGGTTCTGGTCAGCTGAACATGGATGAAAAAGTTGGTAATAACTATCCTTTTAAAGACCTTGCGGAAGGCTTAACTAAAAAGGGGATCGCAGTTTTGCGTTATGATAAGAGAACATTCATATATGGCAAAGAAATGAGAAATCACCCTGAATTAACGGTCAAGGAAGAAACTATAGAAGATGCTATCCTCGCCACCGCTCTCTTACGTAATGACTCACGCATTGATTCTGAAAGAATATTTATAATAGGCCATAGTATGGGAGGAATGCTGTCTCCACGTATTGACGCGGAAGGCGGAAATTTTGCCGGACTTATTATTATGGGCGGTACTACAAGAAAACTTGAAGAGGTCATTATAGAACAAAATAATGAGGTTCTAAAATCATTGAATCTTTTTTTGCAAGTAATTGTAAGAAAACAAATAGCAAAATTATCATCCAAATTTGATAACATATATAACATGAGTGATGATGAAGCAAGATCAACATTGGTTTTAGGAAAGTACTTCAGAGCCTACTACTTAAAGGAAATGGGTGAACATCCATTAGTCCATTATCTTGAGTCATTAAACAAGCCGATGCTAATTCTGCAAGGAGATAAAGACTTTCATGTCTCCATAGAAAAAGACTTTAATCAATATAAAGAATTGTTAAAAGAAAAACAAAATGTTACGTTCAAAATATATCATAATCTAAATCATTTGTTTATGCCTTCTATTTACGGAAAAATACAAAAGGCAAAAAAAGAATATAAGGTTGCTCAGCATATTGATGAGCAGGTTATAAATGATATTTCTGACTGGATACTTTCGGCAGTAGTTTCTAATCCTGAAATGTAG
- a CDS encoding DUF4274 domain-containing protein, which translates to MTYEQMKSMIDNYNWDEGFELPEQIISNANCDLAIALEIFYLADGYFQTFTHNIGGTEEWFCFIGKLCDDIKNAKYKKSVHHYIIPLSKVQRYQLRKNNIPDVFLTDV; encoded by the coding sequence ATGACATACGAGCAAATGAAAAGCATGATAGACAATTACAACTGGGATGAGGGGTTTGAATTACCAGAACAAATCATATCGAATGCTAATTGTGATTTAGCAATCGCATTAGAAATCTTTTATCTTGCAGATGGGTACTTTCAAACATTTACACATAACATTGGAGGTACGGAAGAATGGTTTTGCTTTATTGGCAAACTTTGTGATGATATTAAAAACGCGAAATATAAAAAGTCAGTGCATCATTATATAATTCCATTATCAAAAGTACAGCGTTATCAGCTAAGGAAAAATAATATACCAGATGTATTTTTAACTGATGTATAA